In Streptomyces sp. HUAS ZL42, the DNA window GCCGGCCGGCGACGCGGTACGGCGTCTGGTGCACGCGATCGAGCCCGCCGCCGGCCTGCTCGCCTTCCTCTACACCGAGAACCAGCTGTTCGAGGGCGAGGAGCAGCACGAGGGCTGGTCCCGGATCGACGACCGGATCTCCGCGCTGTTCCGGCGCGGCCAGCACAGTGGGGAGTTCCGTATCGACCTCACGCCCGCCTGGCTCACCGAGGCGCTGTACGGCCTGCTGGCCTCCGGCGTCTGGGTCGTGCAGAGCGGCAAGGGCGCCCCGAAGGACTTCCATCACATGATCGTCGAGCTGCTGCTCGGCGGCGCGCTGCGGCACCAAGCACCACAGCACCAAGCACCACAGCACCAAGTACCACAGCACCAAACACCACAGAGAGAGGAATCATGACCAGCACCCTGCAGCCGGCGATCACGACCGAGGCGGTGAAGCGCCCGGGCCGCTGGCTCGCGCTCTCCGTCCTCGTGCTGGCCGTGCTGCTGGTGGCCGTGGACGCCACCGTCCTCGGCCTCGCGACCCCCTACATCAGCGAAGACCTCAAGCCGTCCGGCACTCAGCTGCTCTGGATAGGCGACGTCTACTCGTTCGTCATCGCCGGTCTGCTCGTCTCCATGGGCAGCCTCGGCGACCGCATCGGCCGCAAGCGGATCCTGCTCGGCGGAGCCACGGCGTTCGGCGCGATGTCCGTCCTCAACGCCTACGCGACGACGCCGGAGACGATGATCCTGGCCCGTGCGCTGCTCGGCGTCGCGGGCGCCACCCTGATGCCGGCCACGCTCGCCCTGATCCGCAACCTCTTCCACGACCCCCGCGAACGCAGCGTCGCCGTCGGAATCTGGGGCGCCACCGCGTCCGCGGGCACGGCGATCGGGCCGATAGCCGGCGGCTTCCTGCTCGAGCACTTCTGGTGGGGCTCGGTCTTCCTCATCAACCTGCCGGTGATGGCGGTTCTCGTCCTCGTCGGCATCAGGACACTTCCCGAGTCCCGCAACCCGAACCCCGGCCCGTGGGACCCCGTCAGCGTCGTGCTGTCGCTCGTCGGCATGATCGGCATCGTGTACGCGGTCAAGGAGGCCGCGACGCACGGCTTGGCGTGGGCCACGCTCGGCGCGGGGCTGGCCGGCGCGGCCGCCCTGTACGGCTTCGTACGCCGCCAGCTCACCCTGCCGACCCCGCTGCTGGACATGCGCCTGTTCCGCGACCGCGGTTTCAGCGCGGCCGTCCTGGCCGACCTGCTGACGGTACTCGGGCTGTCCGGGCTGGTGTTCTTCCTCTCCCAGTACCTGCAACTCGTGCAGGGCAGGCGGCCGTTCGAGGCGGGTCTGGCCGAGCTGCCCGCCGCGGTCGGCGCGGTGGCGGCAGGCCTCGTCGCCGGCCGGGCGGCCCGGCGTTACTCCGTACGCGCCGTGGTCGCCGGCGGCCTCGCGGCGGTAGGCCTCGCGCTGGCCTCCCTCACCCTGATCGGTCAGTCCACCGGCTATCCGCTGCTCGGCACCGCCCTGCTGGTGGTCGGCATCGGCGCGGGCTTCTCGTTCACGGTGACCGCCGACGTGATCCTGGGCTCCGTACCCAAGGAGCAGGCGGGCGCGGCCTCCGCGGTCTCCGAAACGGCCTACGAACTCGGCGCGGCCCTGGGGATCGCGGTACTGGGCTCGATCGTGACGGGCGTGTACCGGGGTTTTGCGGGCCCGGCAGGCGTTCCGGCCGGGGCGCATGAATCGCTGGGTGGCGCGGTGGAGGCGTCAGCCGACCTGCCGCCTCACACCGCCGCGGCACTGCTGGACGCCGCCCGGCAGTCCTTCGTCGACGGACTGGCGCTGGCGTCGGGCATAGGCGCGACAGTGCTGGGCGCGACCGCGGCGGCAGCATGGTTCCTGCTCCGTGGCCAACGGCTCGACAGCAGGCTTTAAGGGTCGCGGGCCCCGAAAACGAGCCCTTACGCAGCCTTCGCCTTCGTCGCGTACATGTCCACGTACTCCTGCCCGGACAACCGCATGACCTCAGTCATCACGGAGTCGGTCACAGCCCGCAGCACATACCGGTCACGGTCCATCCCCTCGTACCGCGAGAACTCCATCGCCTCACCGAAACGGACCGTGACCCTGCTGGGCCGCGGCATCCCCGCCCCACCCGGCTGGATCTTGTCCGTCCCGATCATGGCGAAGGGCACCACCGGTGCACCCGTCATCAGCGTCAGCCGCGCGATACCCGTTCGCCCGCGGTACAGCCGCCCGTCGGGCGACCGCGTGCCCTCCGGGTAGATGCCGAAGACCCTGCCCTCCTCGAGGATCCGGCGGCCGGTCATCAGCGCCGCGACACCCCCCTTGCCGCCGTCCCGGTCGACCGGGATCATGCCGACGCCGGTGAAGAACCAGGCCATCAGCCGGCCCTTGAGGCCCTTGCCGGTGACGTACTCGTCCTTGCCGATGAAGAAGACCTGACGGTCACAGACCAGGGGCAGGATCATCGAGTCGATGAACGTGAGGTGGTTGCCGGCCAGGATGACCGGACCGGCGCCCGGGATGTGCTCAGCGCCTTCCACCCGGGGGCGGAACATCAGGCGCATGACCGGTCCGAGCACTGCCTTGATGAGCGCGAAGCGGGACAACGGGCCCTCCGGTGTCAAGGGAGATGGGATGAGTCTGTGCAGGTGAGGACATTACTCGCGGCTCCGGGGGTATTGCACATCGCCCCCCGGGGGTTCACCGAGGTCTTACGCACTATTGACACTGGTTTACCTGCGGTGAACGCCTACCCCGTCCACCGACATGAAGTCGACGGACCGTCAGACATCCTCGCCCATGCGCCATCCCGCGTCACCCGCGTGTTCGGTCCGGGGCCTCCCTGCCGTCATGTCGACACCCCTACGATCGGCGCGCACTGACGGCGCCCCGCAGGTGGAGCGCCGGAAACAGCGGCAGACGCGACCGCAGGGAGGGCGTTCATGGCAACGCAGGAGTCGAACCAGCAGGCAGGCGGCACCGGACGACGGGCGCTCCTCGGCGCGGCGGTGCTGGGCGCGGGCGGAGCGGTCCTGGGACTGTCCGGTACGGCGAGAGCGGCCGGCGCCGGACACGGCGGCGGCGGAGGGCTGAAGAGCCTGCCCGTGCCGACCGTCATCGGGCACCGCGGGGCCAGCGGCTACCGGCCCGAGCACACCTTCGGCTCATATGAGCTGGCCCTCGATCTGGGCGCCGACATCGTCGAGGCCGGCGACCTCGTCCCCACCAAGGACGGCCATCTCGTCTGCCGCCACGAGCCGGAGATCGGCGGCACCACGGACGTCGCCGACCACCCCGAGTTCGCCGGCCGCAGGACCACCAAGGTCCTGGACGGCCTCTCCGTCACCGGCTGGTTCACCGAGGACTTCACGCTCGCCGAGCTGAAGACCCTGCGTGCCGTCGAGCGCATCCCGGCCAACCGCCCGCACAACACCCTCTACAACGGCCGCTGGGAGATCCCCACCTTCGAAGAGGTCCTGAAGTGGCAGAACGAGCAGACCCGTAAGCGGGGCAGGTAGGTCTGGATCTACCCCGAGACCAAGCATCCCACCTACTTCCGCAAGCTGGGGCTGGGCCTGGAGGAGCGGGTCGCCAAGCTGCTGCACAAGTACGGCAAGGACAAGCGCAACTCGCCGGTCATCCTGCAGTCCTTCGAGCCGAGCAGCATCCAGCGGCTGAACGAACTGGTCGACAACCCGCTCGTCGTCCTGCTCTCCTCCGCGACCAGCCGTCCCTGGGACTTCGTCGAGGCGGGCGACCCGCGCACGGTCGCCGATCTGATCACCCCGAAGGGCCTGCGGGAGATCGCCGGTTACGCGCAGGGCATCGGCCCCACCCTCGACCTGATCATCCCGAGGGACGTGAACGGCAACCTCACCACGCCCACCACGCTGGTCGCCGACGCGCACAAGCGGGGCCTGATCCTGCACCCCTACACGATGCGCAACGAGAACCCCTTCCTGCCCGCGAACTTCCGCAAGGGCACGGACGCGGACGCCTACGGCGACGTCTTCGGTGCGTTCCGGACGTACTTCGCGACGGGCATCGACGGCGTCTTCACCGACAACCCGGACACGGGTCTGCTGGCCCGTGAGGACTTCGTCAACAGCTGATTCCCCGTTGGGGTGACAGTCGGCCCGCCCGGGCAACCTCTGCTCGGGGGGCCGCGTCGTGCCGGACATGAGGTACGACATGGTCGCCGCGCTGCGCCCGCTGCTCGCCGCCGAGGCCACCGCGGAGGCGCACGCCACCGGGGCCGAACCGGCGGACCTGGAACAGGCCGTCTGGCTCCGCCTCCTGGAACATCTCGACACGGACGGACCACCGCTCGACCCGCCGGCCTGGCTGCGCAGGGCCGTCCGCTCCGAGGCGCGCCGCACCCTCCGCACCGCCCGGCTTGAACGGCCGTACGACACCGAACCGGCCGACGAGCCCGACCGCGGACCGGAGCACCTCGCGCTCGCCGCCGCCCGCGGCCGTGCCCTGCGCGAGGCCGTACGCCGGCTCCCCGGCCGCTGTCCCCGTCTGATGGAGGCTCTGCTGTCGCCCCAGGACCTCACCTACCGGGAGATAGCGGGGGAGTTGGGTATCTCACAGGGCAGTCTGGGACCGGAACGTTCCAGATGTCTGGGATGTCTGCGTCGTTTGCTTGTACAGGAGGTTGCGGCCCGCGAAGCGCGGGGATAGGAGTGAGGGACGGCAGGTGATCAGGTGAGCGGGAGGCGTGCGCACATGGGCATGAGCGTGACCATCTCGGTGGCGACCGAGCAGGATGTCGAGCAGATCTTCAGGCTTCAGTACCTGTGCTTCCAGAGCGAGGCCGCACTGTACGGCAACTACCGCATCGACCCGCTCGTCCAGACCTTCGACTCCGTCCGCCAGGAGGTCGCTTCGGACTGCGTCTACGTGGCCCGGCTGGGCGACGAGGTGGTCGGCTCGGTCCGCGGCTCCGTCACCGAGGACGGCGCGGCCGCCATCGGCAAGCTCTGCGTCCACCCGCGCCTCCAGGGCCACGGCATCGGCGCGAGGCTGCTCCGCGCGGCCGAGTCGGCGCTGGCCGAGGAGCGCGGCGCCACCCGGTTCCGCCTCCACACGGGCCACCGCAGCGAGGGCAACCTGCGTCTGTATCGCCGGGTGGGTTACGAGACGGTGGGCACGGCGAAGGGCGCGGACGGAGTACCGATGATCGTCCTGGAGAAGCCGGCGGGGGCGTACGCGCAGACGGCGTGAGTCAGGCGCCGTCCGGCGTCTGCCGGGTGCGGGCCCTGCGCAGCCAGTACAGGGCGGAAACGGGCAGCAGCACGGGGATGAAGACGTACCCCATGCCGTAGTCGGACCAGACCGTCGCGTCCGGGAAGGCCGACGGCTCGATCAGGGTCCACGTGCCCACGGTCAGCACACCCGCGAGCTCGGCGGCGCAGCACACCTGTGCCGCTTTGCGGGCCGTCTCCCCGCCCCGCACCAGGGTGTATGTGATGAACCCGTACACCACGCCCGCCACCGCCGAGAGTGAGTAGGCGAGCGGCGCGCGGTCGAACTCGGTCGCGATCTGGTACACGGACCGCGACACCGCTCCGACGACCATCACGCCGTACAGCCAGACGAGCAGGATGCCGGGCCCGCCGATGAGCCGAACCGGCTTCTCTTCCACGGCCGTCACCTCAGCCTCCCCAGATGTCGTAGAGCCGCACCTCGAGCACGGCGAGGACCACGCCGCCCGCCGCGACCGTCACCGAGCCCCACCGGGTCCGCTCGGCCAGGGACATGAACCCCGCCGCCGGGATGCACGCGAACGCCCCCAGCAGATACGCCACGAAGATCGTCGTGCCCTGCTCCGGCTTCTCGCCCCGCGCCAGCTGCACGATCCCGATCACCAGCTGAACCACGGCCAGCAGCGAGACCACGGCCATGCCGATGAAGTGCCAGTCCTTCGTCGGCTGGTCACGGTAGGCCGCCCAACCGCACCATGCGGCGAGCAGCAACGCGGCGACGCCGGTCACCAGCGTCAAGGCATCGAACATGCAGCGACCCTATTACGCCGGAATCGGCTCCCTGCGGCCGCCCTGCACTGTCCACGGCCGTCCAGCATCCGGACAGTCTGGTCATGTCAGGACCGTACGTCTGGTTTACTGATGCCCATGACCACGACGAGCAGCCGCACCCTTGCGACCGAGGCGACCATGACGCCCGGTGCTCGTTGTCTGTGTCGAATGTGCGCCTTCTAGAGGGCCCCTGTACCACCCCTGAGCTCGCGCCCCGAAGCGAGACACCGTGGCATGTCCGCACGCCGTGCGCTGCGTGACACAGCCCCGCGCGCACATGTTCTCCTCCGGTTCCACGCCACCATCGCGAGAACCGTGTCGCGTCCCTGACAGCTTCTGCATCCGTGCGCCCGGGCACACCCACGCCCGCGCACTCGACAGTGACGGAAATCCCAGTGATCACGACAACAGGCCTGACGAAGATTTATCGGGCTGACCGCTCGCGCGGCCGGGAGGTCACCGCCCTCGACGGCGTCGACCTGCACGTCCGAGAAGGCGAGGTGTACGGCGTCATCGGCCGGTCCGGCGCCGGCAAGTCC includes these proteins:
- a CDS encoding MFS transporter, which translates into the protein MTSTLQPAITTEAVKRPGRWLALSVLVLAVLLVAVDATVLGLATPYISEDLKPSGTQLLWIGDVYSFVIAGLLVSMGSLGDRIGRKRILLGGATAFGAMSVLNAYATTPETMILARALLGVAGATLMPATLALIRNLFHDPRERSVAVGIWGATASAGTAIGPIAGGFLLEHFWWGSVFLINLPVMAVLVLVGIRTLPESRNPNPGPWDPVSVVLSLVGMIGIVYAVKEAATHGLAWATLGAGLAGAAALYGFVRRQLTLPTPLLDMRLFRDRGFSAAVLADLLTVLGLSGLVFFLSQYLQLVQGRRPFEAGLAELPAAVGAVAAGLVAGRAARRYSVRAVVAGGLAAVGLALASLTLIGQSTGYPLLGTALLVVGIGAGFSFTVTADVILGSVPKEQAGAASAVSETAYELGAALGIAVLGSIVTGVYRGFAGPAGVPAGAHESLGGAVEASADLPPHTAAALLDAARQSFVDGLALASGIGATVLGATAAAAWFLLRGQRLDSRL
- a CDS encoding RNA polymerase sigma factor; the encoded protein is MRYDMVAALRPLLAAEATAEAHATGAEPADLEQAVWLRLLEHLDTDGPPLDPPAWLRRAVRSEARRTLRTARLERPYDTEPADEPDRGPEHLALAAARGRALREAVRRLPGRCPRLMEALLSPQDLTYREIAGELGISQGSLGPERSRCLGCLRRLLVQEVAAREARG
- a CDS encoding lysophospholipid acyltransferase family protein, translating into MSRFALIKAVLGPVMRLMFRPRVEGAEHIPGAGPVILAGNHLTFIDSMILPLVCDRQVFFIGKDEYVTGKGLKGRLMAWFFTGVGMIPVDRDGGKGGVAALMTGRRILEEGRVFGIYPEGTRSPDGRLYRGRTGIARLTLMTGAPVVPFAMIGTDKIQPGGAGMPRPSRVTVRFGEAMEFSRYEGMDRDRYVLRAVTDSVMTEVMRLSGQEYVDMYATKAKAA
- a CDS encoding GNAT family N-acetyltransferase, translated to MGMSVTISVATEQDVEQIFRLQYLCFQSEAALYGNYRIDPLVQTFDSVRQEVASDCVYVARLGDEVVGSVRGSVTEDGAAAIGKLCVHPRLQGHGIGARLLRAAESALAEERGATRFRLHTGHRSEGNLRLYRRVGYETVGTAKGADGVPMIVLEKPAGAYAQTA
- a CDS encoding TetR/AcrR family transcriptional regulator translates to MAVDRDHVLRSAAALLTRRSTATMDEVAKAAGISRATLHRHFAGRDALVRALEALGIEECEAALDAARLDEGPAGDAVRRLVHAIEPAAGLLAFLYTENQLFEGEEQHEGWSRIDDRISALFRRGQHSGEFRIDLTPAWLTEALYGLLASGVWVVQSGKGAPKDFHHMIVELLLGGALRHQAPQHQAPQHQVPQHQTPQREES